TAATCAATTCCTAGGCAACCTATCCTTTACAACCATCATAtacacatggcgaaatccagtctgcaatccgctaaaaacACCGTCTGCAAGCGATCACGACTTATTTCAAAGGGGCTCTATTCAAATTGTATGGccctgttttatttttgatttttggtcctactttatttaaatttaccTGATTTCGAAAAACATGAATAAAATTTCAAGGGGTTCAGAATcactcgagttttttttttaaataacctgcTACAAGCAAAGCGATAAAAAATCGGAttaatagtttccaagatatcatcaACTGAACGCCGAATGGCACTCACATTTTTCGTAAATTTAATTCTTTGCAaagccatatctcagcaaccaaagttTGGATCAACATGGTCCAAAACACTATTTAAattaaagagaattttctcagcctctCGAATAATTTCAGAGATGGACACTGTTAAAACAAAAGACAACTTTTGTCCAAAACgttgcattttataaaattcacaaaaaaaaaatcctaaaaatgatttttttattattcatcgagaaattttcgatactttccaaaaatcactattcaaaaaaaatcaaaacacccTCCACactttttgtttgttaaaaaatatcaaaaaatgaaaaaaaaaacagggtaAAGTTTGTCCAAATCGATTttatcacagacaacagaagtAGCAGCTAGAACAAAATAACTTGGAAATCGTGAGTCAAAACATGGCGGGTGATACACTAACGCCACCTCGAAGTCTATTGCCACTTCCAAGAATAATCCGGAATGTAGACTGCAGTGCACCACAGCTTTTGCAGGAGCCGCATTCTGATTCTCACCAACTTGATTTtgataatgcaattttttaaaataaatttaattttttgctctAAAATTAACTAACTATTATCTGAACAGTACTCAAAATAATTACTTTCgacatttcaaaactatttttgatctACATATCAATTTAATCGACGAAAAGAggcctgaaactttttttgagaaTGAGAATACGCCCAACTACGTGCTTTtcaatgttgttgtttacacTTGAGCGCAGCGCGGGGAGAGTTGTCAAATCTCCTATGCGACGTTAAACGGCTTGCCATTCTCGATAAAACCGTTGCATGTTTTTACACAAGGTAGTgatctacacagctaaaaaaagtagtaatccagctgcgtgtaaaaggcctgggtgtaaaataaatattgcattattttttgcaattttatgtgattttacaccctgaaatatgtaacccatcagtatgggaaacctacttgaccgaaatgtcaagctcatatatgcgtttatccttacagcttgtcatcggtctgatggccgagtgggctaaggcgccagtccttattgttggtgctgggtttgaatcccgtcggttgcaactttttttgtgtgtttgcaaaaattgttcatgcagtgtgtaatattaagtgtttattttgacgcaggtgatgtgcatgcttttgcatgcgatttttcaatcggattttttgctgtgagccAAAACGTCTGTGATTTTATGTGATTAATAGttaattaaaaaccaacttaatccacctatgtggttgatgccttcctcatatttaaTATAATTGGTTTgctagctatttttttagatccagaaaaataagtacacagatataacttaagtggtcataactcgagacagggttgccagatcatcaatgttgtggactcgttggaaagggttttcgattacctaaccaacgatgtgtcggatgatggatccggacatcgtttacatacatttaagtgagatccggcttcaaaaaagtacataaatatcacttaagtggtcattgctcgagacagggttgccagatctccaatgttgtggactcgtcgGAAAGatatctcgattacctaaccaacgatgtgttggATGATGgctccggacatcgtttacatacatttaagtgagatccagcttaaaaaaaagtacataaatatcacttaagtggtcattgctcgagacagggttgccagatcttcaatgttgtggacacgttggaaaggtctcttgattacctaaccaacaatgggttggatgatggactcGGACATcgttgagatccggatatatgtgaaaacacatttttatacataacttttgaccTAGTTATcgtaacttcaaacaattcaatagcgatgtatgggaccatgaaccaagtcgaatgcaaccggtttgatcaaaatcggttcagccagtgctgagaaaactcagtgagaattttggtcacatacatacatacacacacacatacacacacatacacacacacacagacatttgttcagttttcgattctgagtcgatatgtatacatgaaggtgggtctttgagcttttaataaaaaaatcacttttagagcaggattatagccttacctcagtgaggaaggcaaaattgctattttttcagtgtttctGTTATTTCCGAATAAtcttaatcataacctacaattttgcccaagataccaaatcgatcgaaaaatccCTTCGCAagaaattttcgaatatttgcatTGCACTTTTTTATGAACAGCCCCCAAATTTGTATTAAGACTGGCATGGAGAAACCAATGAATCGAtgggcaaagtttcatccaaatagaaACTATAATAAAACGTCGTTTTGCGCAAACCTAGGGAATTGCTCTTATCGTCAACAAGGAATCAGCAGTTTTAGTACAGTTTCGCGCTTCAAATTACTGTTTTGGACGTGTGCATCATAGCAATCAAACTGCTATTATTTACCGAAGAATTATGTTTAAGTTTAATGTAGCTTAACTTAGGATAATCACATAAATCCTGGGTTGGATGTTTTAGTGCACCCCATAACTCTTTTCTAGTAAGTGAGATTTTGATAAGACCTAAAGATGATATTATTCAATATCGCTGTAAGTGCTTAGGATTACAGCCTTATTACGTTAACCGTGTGTAAAACTTTAAATTCACTTCCCGTAAATGCATCCACAATCGACAACACTCGACAGTTCCCGTGGAAACATCAAGCGCCATCAAGCGGATTATCCCCCGCATTCAACAATCAATTTCCGACGCAGGAATTCTACAAAGGAGGCCTAGATGGGGCTGCAATTGTTACTACATACCACGGAATCGGATTACCGAAATGGCGTAAAACTCTCCCTCCCTCGACAGGACACGTTTTGTACGCGTTGCCCTCTCGGAATTAATCCAAAATCCTGTAGAAAGCCTACATTGCGGCATTATCGCCGAGGGGGCGATTTTTCCCGCGTAAACAATAGCCTCGAGGGAGGAGGAGGGAGCTCTCAAACACACAAACAGACAAGCCAGCTTACACGTGTCAAGCGCTCGCAGTTCGCGTTCCCTGGAGCCACTCGTCAACGCCGCGCCGGTTAGCCTATCTTCGGGGGTGAAGTGATGTGCGCCCTCTCTGGTGGGATTAATTTGCACAAATTCCGATTgtctctatcgagaaattaaaagcgagagtgtgtgcgtgcaacatggagttaaactttttaaagtgccatggtaatcttcacagaaagtttaactccatgttgcacacactctcacttttaatttctcgatactttTGGGTGGTGTGTAGGGGGGGTTGAATGCAGATATACAACTTGGTGGAGAAACATGAGAATGTCATCTTGTGTTGAGGCTGGAAGGGTGGGGGTGGTTGCATACCGGCAGGCGCTTTCGGAGTCGATGCAGTGCGCCTGTGATTATGCAATGGATGCATTGTGAGGAGGCTCTAGAGGGAGGTCGTGTCGTGCCAGACCGGGATGCTGGCAGAGAGGATGAGGAAGTGGGTTTTGGAATGAAAAGATCGTGTCGGAATGTTTGTGTGTGCGTTGAGTGGGTGGCAAGGCAATCATTACACCGGCGGCTGCTGCCGGATCTGCACAATGGGTTTTGAAATGCAAGAGCTGACTTTCAGGAGCAGAGAGGGGTTCGGGACAGTTTGAAGGCTGTTATGGCGAATGCGGTTGTGATAATGAAGTAACTGCATTTGATTGCATAATTCAAACGGGAATTGCAAGGTGATGAGGGAAATGTTCAAGATGATGTTGGACGTTGTTACCGGAAGGAAGTTTAATTGCTACTGAATTAGAGTTTATTGATTCTATTCAAGCTTTTAATCGGATGTCGTACCACCCACTGCCATTTTCGAAGAAGACATGCCATTAGCCAATATGTCACCAGAAGTAGTTGTTTCCTCTATTTGCTCCATCATTTGAGTCAACTTGGCGGCCACCATTTCTCTGAACGATCCGTATGAAGGTCCTGGTGTTGTCGAGCGCCAATAGTAATCCGTAGTGCGAAATGATGTTGTGCCTTCTGACTCGTCATACTTCGACTCAAAACTCCTGTTGACATCGCTGAAGCAGAAGGCACACACCCCGAGGCAGCAGAACTTTTGCGTAATTCCATGCGAAAGCTGCAAAGTCCCCAGTAACTGAACTTCAACCCAAGTAACTTCAAATCCAAAACCTCCTACCTGATTATCCCAGCTGCAGTACGAatccagcagcgcttgtggccCGACGGCGAAATAGTCGCAATGTCTGCCGGTCAAAACCTCCTCAAAGCCCAGCTCGCATCGGCTTGACGTCGCCGGAAGTCCCTCAATCAACTTGACAAATAGGACAAACGCCCAAATCGACCTTATCATGTTTACTCGCTGGAACTCTCGACTTGATCCAGGCACAACCAACCCTATATATACCCtcgaccaccagcagcagcaaggcCCTAAAACTTGGAATCGTTCTGTTTAATTTTACGACCCGCCGTCGTCGAGAAAGTATtagcattggaaatttaatcttGTTCCGAGAAGTGTTACCAGTCGGCGACACCTGCTCGTCCCAAAGATGTACGTGTCATCGTCGTTGGGTGGGAAATGTAAAACAGGTTGCTGAATTTTAAGCAGATCATCATCCCGGAATGGTTTTCCCCGGATGTGTCACCTTGCTCAGGTGAtaagaaaagtttttattttattttccttGCTGGGGTTTGGGGTTTTCTGGCAAATAAAAGTATACTTTTATTATGCAAACGATTCTGAGGAAAACGTGGGACGTTCTTGAAGAGTTAGTTATGTGTAGTCTAATAATTTGACAGAAAAGATAAGATTAGAGTTTTCgtcaatttttcttcaaaaagaaTTTGCTTTTAGAAAGTTTGATCCAGCTAGATATTGTGGGACCCGCGCATTCTCAACCCATGTGTTAGCACAAACTAGATCGGTATCCATCGTAGCCGAAATTAGAatagattttcacaaaatactcatatacaaacaacataaaaaatgcaGTATAGCGTATCTTCCAAACAGTTTATTTTAAtggtaatttgcaaaaatgaagcaaataCAAAATAtgcatttaaataataaaaatattctataccGTATTGTAAAGAACAGActtcgactccggctccggctttcagctcaaaccgattccgactccaactccggcctaccaactctagcccgttccgactccgactccagctttcaacaaatggttggctccgactccgactccacatatttttaaatatttcaaaagtttcaactagactattatttttaaaacattgataaacagGATTATCGTCACCTGggacgaatcgggactacagtttgaatagggacagcatgtTTTAGAGCACAAATTTGGGAAtgaatgaacacattttgttactctgaatctggtctaaggggtccttttcaaatatccgtgacctagaaaatattttacctaggaatttgtgatttgtttaaattttaaaattttctatatattttaaaggaggcgcgcgatacttctttAATCTTCCCctcaaacgaagctttatgaataatcgttccgtcatattggcgttggatatacagtatgagaaaattcttaccggttgaataatatgttgattttgattttttttaaatagtatttgaaaaataaattaaaatcctatcattTTTTCTATACTTTTTATTATAAGTTCCTTTTTGgtactgaaatcttgagatttgttcaacgataatttgcaacgatatcaaaatagattGCCTGAGGATCAACATTCGcagattttagtagagaaatagtaaacattaagatatatttatcatattcaatgattatttcaaaattagttgcaacttttttgatattttttgccagtgtcaattattttaaatgcaacactctGATTATTTTGTACTTAgtcataaacaaaatgcgcatgttgagttccaagtaatagattgttataatcgttgattatttgttgaaTGAGTTATACTTTCAGTAACTTTTTCTGATTTCTAAAaacagtgattattatttttaatctttttatgtacctcgtaacttttttccataaaaaaacatttactaaAAAACTCCAAGACATTCGGTTTTGGGGTAAAAGATGATGtgagtgtgtacttttttcagaaagaactggattaaatttggtcaaacttgaattgaaagggtacataaatataggcaaaacgaagcagtcaagaatcaattaaatatttctgactacaagaccaatattgtttattattttttgagttatgatacaacatacttgggtaagagaaGATCAACAGGTTAACATTTAGTGAAATTacacaataagagctttccaatcacaataaatagcttcaaaattataatggcatctgataaacctctcaaaaaaatgagaaaatagcAACGCAGTACATGCGAcataaaaaacaatcaaaaatgtaagaaattttgtatttaagctgttttatattaatactgaacaataaaaaaaacatattttttgttgaatttaagataactctgaCTCCGACACCGGGTTGTCAGAAAtgttcggctccgactccgactccagctcttaaaatttagccgactccggctccgactacGACTCCAGCTTTgacgagttttgacgactccgactccaggtccccaaaaagacccgactccaccgactccggctccgactccgactccacagccctggtaaaggagctattagactatggcaaacaaacaaacaaactcgcacttttttgtgtttgacagtttgccaaactcgcaaacaaagtcaaatgtatgcaggcttacgtttctgcaaacaaatgcaggcaaaaaAATAGAGCAGGtgaactgccaaactgtcaaaaagtttgtttgtttgcgagtttgtttgtttgtcgtagtctaatagcgccttaagatttttttaaaattttgagcagtttttcaAGCGTTGATAATTTTTGTACAAATTTGAATCTAACAGTCTACAGTCCAAGTGAACTGACTCGATAAACCGAAGCCTTGATGATCTGATTGTCTGGAccgttaaattttgttttgggttgggtttcaatatttttaaaaatatatttttaaagctgTTTAAATTGGACTTTTTTCACACAAATCTGATTTCGgaagatcgtttttttttattttcttatttttttttgaatagttgagaaaaaattctgtataattttgattttaggaCTTTTAAAATTCGGacaataagttgctgagatacagccttgcaaagaataaaaaaaatataaaattagtttttctaagtgtcacccaATATGACTTGTTTTTCAAAAGATAGCTCGACAAACATTCGCCGGATGTTCATTGTTTAAAAACGAAACATTTGTggcccaaaaaattattttagggatttttcaaacataagctatatggattttacaattttgaaaaaaatgtttcggtaagatagtaacatttcaaataagtttcgtttttccaaactttttttaattttactattttatataatttgtgTTGTTGGCTTGCAGTTTTGTTTCCTCAAGCAAAATCCCAACATTAATCCTTTTCCTCGTAATAAAACCAACTTTTCCGTctcattttttgtcaaaacctcGTTGCAATCGCACCCGAAAAATCAACTCTACCGCGCAAAGTTGAAAGTCTCCATTATTCCTATCTTTTCAAGCTCGCTGGAGCAAGCAAAATCCGTCCAAATTTCGCATCGAACAAAAAAGAAGAGCCCAGCCTCTTTTAAGAGGATTTACCAGCTCTCCCGGTTCGTTTGAAACCACCAAATTTTAACACTTCTTGTGTGCGCGATGTTTTTTTCTTGCCTTTCGCAGACGTCTCAGACGATGAAATCGCTCCCATATCGATTGCAAATCTTCCAGAGTTCATATTCAACCGGTTTCAAGATGGTGGGTTTGTAGGTGGTGACAGAATTAAATAATGCTAGTCGGTTCAAGATGGTGGAATTTAAGGTGGTTACCCTAATGGAGGATTATGAAGtatcatgtttttaaatgattttgataatttgaagtTCTTTTCTAGCGGGCTCAAGATAGTACATTCCTAGGTGGTAACAATTCCAGAGAAATTATCATCTGTTGAACGAGCAGTTGGTGGGCACTTCAACGAAGAAGTTGACTGATTTTGACAACAATTGAACCTGTCAATCTATCGCCTTGGCGATAAGCTCCTTCTTAAAAAAGTCCTACCTCCATTTTCATATCGGTAAAGATCAGGACCGGAAAAAGTGGCTTTTGTCACAAACTGTGGGGACCCCGTCTGGATTATATCTCGTCTCAAAAGACGACACTTTTGGAGGTTTGAGGGGGGATACACGGGAAGGAAACAGGTTGTAATGGTGTTTCTTCCTTCCTACTTTCACAGTAGAATTTTTtccaggacgacgacgacgaccaagaTGAAAATTGACTCGGAGGCGTTTTTCTTCTTGTCACTGATGATGATGCCTGCAGGCACGGGCCCTACCCGGAACAGGTGCGTCGTCGTTGGCTTGTGGTTTGTAGGTAGGTCGTACAGCCAGCCGCGGTAACGTGTAACGTGCGAGAGATTCCGAGCTAGAGATAGTTCAAGTTGTCACCGGTAGCCACTTTGGGTGATTGTCGTTAAAAAGTGGGGGAGCTTTTTTGTGTGGCACTTTTGCACGAAGTTTTGGACTGACATTTGAAATTTGTGGTTtcacttgttttgttttttagttcatttgattttgatttttttttatcgaagttGCATTTTTGTTTGTCGGAGAGTCATCTTTAGACAATGCTATGCAACACTTTGACCAATAACTTGTGTAAGCGACAGCGTATAGATGTATTGGTGAACACTGCAGCTCGCTGTCAAGTTTACCCACGTGCAATACtattaaggctctgaaaggcatcattcccgatcggccatttggcggccatgttagttttagaaaaacattcaaatcttgattcagaatttttcaatcaaaaaatggttttctttgtgttgtttgtggaAGCATTTCAcatttagttatatttttttcatttctagagtttgttttttttttgaagaggtcctataagctattgtgtttcatatgtttataggacctattaaaaaaaaactgtagatttcaatttactatttctggaccctgaattcagaaacAGAAATacaccttctacgaccttaaGCATTTAGTTTAAAGATTAGAAAGACAATATATGCAGCATTTAATATAGAAAATTTATTATTGAATTTGATGAGGAACTCATTTGAGAAGCTTTACTCACTTTTCATTAATTCGaatacgagtttttttttgttgttgacatTCAATTCAACTACCAAAGTAAAAAGGAGCCCACAAACGTCACCAAACTCTGATTTCAACCTTCCACGGAACGCGTG
This is a stretch of genomic DNA from Culex pipiens pallens isolate TS chromosome 1, TS_CPP_V2, whole genome shotgun sequence. It encodes these proteins:
- the LOC120428742 gene encoding uncharacterized protein LOC120428742 isoform X1, which codes for MIRSIWAFVLFVKLIEGLPATSSRCELGFEEVLTGRHCDYFAVGPQALLDSYCSWDNQLSHGITQKFCCLGVCAFCFSDVNRSFESKYDESEGTTSFRTTDYYWRSTTPGPSYGSFREMVAAKLTQMMEQIEETTTSGDILANGMSSSKMAVGGTTSD
- the LOC120428742 gene encoding uncharacterized protein LOC120428742 isoform X2; its protein translation is MIRSIWAFVLFVKLIEGLPATSSRCELGFEEVLTGRHCDYFAVGPQALLDSYCSWDNQFCCLGVCAFCFSDVNRSFESKYDESEGTTSFRTTDYYWRSTTPGPSYGSFREMVAAKLTQMMEQIEETTTSGDILANGMSSSKMAVGGTTSD